One stretch of Cervus canadensis isolate Bull #8, Minnesota chromosome 5, ASM1932006v1, whole genome shotgun sequence DNA includes these proteins:
- the LOC122442383 gene encoding CASP-like protein 4A1 produces MGMARPSSGGGARRGRTPARRARAHLPAAPRRSRGSRAPPPRPPGAPRPAPAPPGGGPSLRRRPSPPVSGRPPKCARGAPTQRSSLKAWGVPLPLRVLRPVGWTPALARGTSKGRGTLCFHPRCQSPWP; encoded by the exons ATGGGAATGGCACGGCCGAGTTCCGGGGGAGGCGCGCGGCGCGGCCGGACCCCCGCCCGGCGAGCGCGCGCCCACCTGCCGGCCGCGCCGCGGAGGAGCCGCGGGAGCCGCGCGCCGCCCCCGCGCCCGCCcggcgccccgcgccccgcgccaGCCCCGCCTGGAGGCGGCCCGAGCCTCCGGAGACGCCCCTCCCCTCCCGTCTCCGGCCGGCCCCCGAAGTGCGCCCGGGGCGCTCCGA CTCAGAGATCTTCACTCAAGGCCTGGGGGGTGCCACTGCCCCTCAGAGTCCTGAGGCCGGTGGGGTGGACCCCGGCCCTTGCGAGGGGCACatcaaaaggaagaggaaccctCTGCTTCCACCCCCGGTGCCAGTCTCCGTGGCCCTGA
- the PPP1R26 gene encoding protein phosphatase 1 regulatory subunit 26 yields MFLMNAPPVLALRSAWEAFGPPGSCRFPRCFSEPREGVSRAAVSAKVQMAISRLQGDGAALGMSGEHARPRSQRAERGRGAPPAASPTFAACGLAAGLDPKGEEEEANLGPLVPGSDSDDSVDRDIEEAIQEYLRAKSGAALPPAAGDVARRCRPEPPLSGAPAAPCPPNPAAGPGRVRGSASPLSVSSDDSFEQSIQAEIEQFLSEKRLQKGDLPACRKAEPGDSVARATCRPGREPPLKAPQQGLPGAGKEFVFRKLPRSAKASALPRGLRCKVAAAEPAAAATTGPPAEATPGKAGVRRAMGSARKGRRPRGAALMREEPDSSSDDGIEEAIRLYQRERRQEAVGQQGPPPAEEKGPTAPAHGLRGAWPEAHSKTPGKKKPAAPKATDLSLGGPDPDHPPRPPRETTAPAPPGSAAAGTPGMDGSPHRADASAELMCAEAILDISKTILPAPVDGGERPPPTSPLLEGPDGPPRPDGDSSAVDSDDSIEREIRTFLALKAQSGGPLPRTETCTRPAHSPPLPPSLSAPASSTPDPPGCRRRRGRTPCTPRQPRDMAETQDAQDAERGQGRVQPGQGRAPEAPRKEGESRSQPPRFKTGGPGDELGAPDPPGAAPPGPGQTAEGRRGDASSEEKSSSLDSDADLDSAIKDLLRSKRRLRKRCRDARAGCKKRVRFSTTETQFLDKLGGFQKEWRDRSPHLLKSCLCKSSRETPGRPSRVPSRETAGAKVDGSGPEDAPSGPSAPWPRGRAAAGGLFSRESEAREPPSPSESPSSLSDDSSSVDSDDSIELEIRKFLAEKAKESVSRSEIPGGGLAIMGTASGARPELPGRKAQPPGPAAQAGMCTRSQRVRGGPQPGAEGPRRPGRALTPGGGGSPHPEQPCPPATLAWCELAPPRSTSRPAPARGAPAPRRNICAPRDSGPRGPEGVAGEGTFGQLPSRTEAGAWAEGRGLLARTPGSERDGVPRAGLAPQSRLQSTWVLGPEGRDAAAWRGGLGGQREKGPGSQAQGSPSLAVDPRRGLPFTGFSPLLSTQLFHFGKCVPWGTKQAGLFSPGLGLPLQGPSFSAFREAQAACGPVFGSPRLLVKEGGRWPCRKPRAGLGLSNRRGSGPEEGVLDLRFGRRGLDRDEEEPEALGSDASELSDVSVEEGGGPAAQGPALQL; encoded by the coding sequence ATGTTTCTCATGAACGCGCCTCCTGTGCTGGCCCTGCGGTCTGCATGGGAGGCCTTTGGCCCGCCCGGGAGCTGTAGGTTTCCCAGATGCTTCTCGGAGCCCAGAGAGGGCGTCTCGAGAGCAGCGGTGAGCGCCAAGGTGCAGATGGCCATCAGCAGGCTTCAGGGCGACGGGGCAGCCCTGGGCATGAGCGGCGAGCATGCCCGGCCGAGAAGCCAGAGGGCGGAGAGGGGCCGGGGCGCCCCACCGGCCGCCAGCCCCACCTTTGCGGCCTGTGGTCTTGCCGCAGGTCTTGACCccaaaggggaggaggaggaggccaacCTCGGGCCTCTGGTGCCGGGTTCAGACAGCGACGACTCGGTGGACCGGGATATCGAGGAAGCCATTCAGGAGTACCTCAGGGCCAAGAGCGGGGCCGCCCTGCCACCTGCAGCCGGGGACGTGGCCCGTCGGTGCAGACCAGAGCCACCTCTGAGCGGTGCCCCAGCCGCCCCGTGTCCCCCAAACCCTGCAGCTGGCCCCGGCCGTGTCCGGGGCTCCGCCTCCCCGCTCAGCGTGAGCAGCGACGACTCCTTCGAACAGAGCATCCAGGCGGAGATCGAACAGTTCCTGAGCGAGAAGAGGCTACAGAAAGGTGACCTCCCTGCCTGCAGAAAGGCAGAGCCTGGCGACAGCGTGGCCAGAGCGACCTGCAGGCCTGGCAGAGAGCCGCCGCTGAAGGCACCGCAGCAGGGCCTGCCAGGAGCTGGCAAGGAGTTCGTCTTCCGGAAGCTGCCCAGGTCCGCGAAGGCCAGCGCCCTGCCCAGAGGCCTCAGGTGCAAGGTCGCCGCCGCcgagcctgctgctgctgccaccacgGGGCCCCCTGCAGAGGCCACGCCGGGTAAAGCTGGGGTCCGCAGGGCCATGGGCTCCGCGCGGAAGGGCAGGCGGCCGAGGGGCGCAGCCCTGATGCGCGAGGAGCCGGACTCGAGTAGCGACGACGGCATCGAGGAGGCCATCCGGCTGTACCAGCGGGAGCGGCGGCAGGAAGCCGTGGGCCAGCAGGGGCCCCCGCCCGCGGAGGAGAAAGGCCCCACGGCCCCTGCTCATGGCCTGAGGGGCGCCTGGCCCGAAGCCCACAGCAAAACCCCCGGCAAAAAGAAGCCAGCGGCCCCCAAGGCCACAGACCTCAGCCTGGGCGGCCCAGACCCCGACCACCCGCCCAGGCCCCCCAGGGAAACCACGGCTCCTGCGCCTCCGGGGAGTGCAGCTGCTGGGACCCCAGGCATGGACGGGTCCCCACACCGGGCAGACGCGTCTGCCGAGCTGATGTGCGCCGAGGCCATCCTGGACATCTCCAAGACCATCCTGCCGGCCCCCGTGGACGGTGGGGAAAGGCCCCCGCCCACCAGTCCGCTGCTCGAAGGCCCTGATGGGCCTCCCCGCCCCGACGGCGACAGCAGCGCGGTGGACAGTGACGACAGCATCGAGCGGGAGATCCGGACATTCCTGGCCCTGAAGGCGCAGTCGGGGGGCCCGCTGCCCCGCACGGAGACCTGCACCCGGCCCGCCCACAGCCCGCCCCTGCCGCCCAGCCTCAGCGCCCCGGCCTCCAGCACCCCAGACCCTCCGGGCTGCAGGAGGAGGCGTGGCAGGACGCCCTGCACTCCCAGGCAGCCCAGAGACATGGCCGAGACGCAGGACGCCCAGGACGCCGAGCGCGGCCAGGGCCGGGTGCAGCCTGGCCAGGGGCGAGCCCCCGAGGCCCCCAGAAAGGAGGGCGAGAGCCGCAGCCAGCCTCCCCGCTTCAAGACAGGCGGGCCGGGCGACGAGCTCGGGGCCCCGGACCCGCCGGGAGCTGCACCGCCAGGCCCCGGGCAGACGGCCGAGGGGAGGCGCGGGGACGCGAGCTCCGAGGAGAAGAGCAGCTCGCTGGACAGCGACGCGGACCTGGACTCGGCCATCAAGGACCTGCTGCGCTCCAAGCGGCGGCTCCGGAAGAGGTGCAGGGACGCCCGGGCTGGCTGCAAGAAGAGGGTCCGCTTCAGCACCACGGAGACGCAGTTCCTGGACAAGCTGGGGGGCTTCCAGAAGGAGTGGAGAGACCGAAGCCCCCACCTGCTGAAAAGCTGTCTCTGCAAGTCCAGCAGGGAGACCCCAGGGAGACCCTCGCGCGTCCCCTCCCGGGAAACAGCAGGGGCGAAGGTGGACGGCTCGGGGCCAGAGGACGCACCCTCGGGCCCCTCTGCCCCCTGGCCCCGGGGCAGGGCTGCGGCCGGGGGCCTGTTCTCCAGGGAGTCGGAAGCCCGCGAGCCTCCCAGTCCCTCCGAAAGCCCCAGCTCCCTGTCTGATGATAGCAGCTCTGTAGACAGTGACGACAGCATCGAGCTGGAGATCAGGAAGTTTTTGGCCGAAAAGGCCAAGGAGTCTGTGAGCAGATCAGAAATTCCAGGAGGGGGCCTGGCCATCATGGGAACTGCGAGTGGGGCCAGGCCAGAGCTCCCGGGCCGGAAAGCACAGCCCCCGGGCCCAGCTGCCCAGGCAGGCATGTGCACGCGGAGCCAGAGGGTCAGAGGGGGCCCGCAGCCAGGGGCCGAGGGACCCCGGAGGCCGGGAAGAGCCCTCACTCCAGGCGGTGGGGGCAGCCCACACCCCGAGCAGCCCTGCCCCCCAGCCACCCTGGCCTGGTGCGAGCTGGCGCCACCCAGGAGCACCAGCAGGCCTGCCCCTGCTAGAGGGGCGCCGGCCCCCAGGAGGAACATCTGTGCCCCCAGAGACTCAGGCCCCAGGGGGCCCGAGGGGGTCGCGGGGGAGGGCACGTTTGGCCAGCTCCCAAGCCGCACGGAGGCTGGCGCCTGGGCAGAGGGCCGTGGCTTGCTGGCACGGACCCCGGGCTCCGAGCGGGATGGGGTGCCCCGGGCCGGCCTCGCCCCCCAGAGCCGGCTGCAGAGCACCTGGGTACTGGGCCCGGAAGGCAGGGATGCGGCCGCGTGGAGAGGGGGCCTTGGCggccagagggagaaggggccaGGGAGCCAGGCCCAGGGCTCACCCAGCCTCGCCGTGGACCCCCGGAGGGGCCTGCCCTTCACCGGCTTCTCGCCGCTGCTCTCCACGCAGCTGTTCCATTTTGGGAAGTGCGTGCCCTGGGGCACCAAGCAGGCCGGCCTCTTCAGCCCCGGCCTGGGTCTGCCCCTGCAGGGCCCGTCCTTCTCAGCCTTCCGGGAGGCCCAGGCCGCCTGCGGCCCAGTGTTCGGAAGCCCGCGCCTGCTGGTGAAGGAGGGCGGCCGCTGGCCTTGCAGGAAGCCCCGGGCAGGGCTCGGCCTGTCCAACAGGAGGGGCTCGGGGCCGGAAGAGGGTGTCCTGGACCTGCGTTTCGGGCGCAGAGGGCTGGACAGAGACGAGGAGGAGCCGGAGGCCTTGGGCAGCGATGCCAGTGAGCTCAGCGACGTGTCTGTGGAGGAGGGCGGCGGGCCCGCGGCCCAGGGCCCGGCGTTGCAGCTGTGA
- the C5H9orf116 gene encoding UPF0691 protein C9orf116 homolog isoform X5 → MSEEDPQVCAEPEQPKAGPQPEKTSDYYRVSEDLPARFNNPAWFRGYRTKEPLSVYRTSNQAYGSRAPTVHEMPPCLALAWRRSADSEGGVCCCLSPSTLARSARVSPLEKTC, encoded by the exons ATGTCGGAGGAGGACCCCCAAGTGTGCGCGGAGCCAGAGCAGCCCAAGGCCGGGCCCCAGCCGGAGAAAACCAGCGACTACTACCGCGTGAGCGAGGACCTGCCGGCCAGGTTCAACAACCCGGCCTGGTTTCGGGGCTACAG GACCAAGGAGCCCCTCTCAGTATACAGGACCAGCAACCAAGCTTACGGGAGCAGAGCCCCCACCGTGCACGAGATGCCG CCTTGCCTGGCACTGGCCTGGAGGAGGTCTGCAGACAGCGAGGGTGGCGTGTGTTGCTGTTTGTCCCCGTCTACACTGGCCC GCTCCGCACGTGTGTCTCCGCTTGAGAAAACCTGCTGA
- the C5H9orf116 gene encoding UPF0691 protein C9orf116 homolog isoform X2 produces the protein MSEEDPQVCAEPEQPKAGPQPEKTSDYYRVSEDLPARFNNPAWFRGYRTKEPLSVYRTSNQAYGSRAPTVHEMPKVFYPNSYKFSRQVAAGGMFQNNTLNVYMEKSIVTGPDNYITSYDRLNFHPSYRVCRPSICD, from the exons ATGTCGGAGGAGGACCCCCAAGTGTGCGCGGAGCCAGAGCAGCCCAAGGCCGGGCCCCAGCCGGAGAAAACCAGCGACTACTACCGCGTGAGCGAGGACCTGCCGGCCAGGTTCAACAACCCGGCCTGGTTTCGGGGCTACAG GACCAAGGAGCCCCTCTCAGTATACAGGACCAGCAACCAAGCTTACGGGAGCAGAGCCCCCACCGTGCACGAGATGCCG AAGGTGTTTTATCCAAATTCGTATAAGTTTTCCAGACAAGTTGCAGCGGGTGGAATGTTCCAGAACAACACGCTCAATGTCTACATGGAGAAGAGCATCGTGACGGGTCCCGACAACTACATCACCTCCTACGACCGGCTCAACTTCCACCCCAGCTACAGAGTCTGCAGGCCGTCCATCTGTGACTGA
- the C5H9orf116 gene encoding UPF0691 protein C9orf116 homolog isoform X3, whose product MSEEDPQVCAEPEQPKAGPQPEKTSDYYRVSEDLPARFNNPAWFRGYRTKEPLSVYRTSNQAYGSRAPTVHEMPVFYPNSYKFSRQVAAGGMFQNNTLNVYMEKSIVTGPDNYITSYDRLNFHPSYRVCRPSICD is encoded by the exons ATGTCGGAGGAGGACCCCCAAGTGTGCGCGGAGCCAGAGCAGCCCAAGGCCGGGCCCCAGCCGGAGAAAACCAGCGACTACTACCGCGTGAGCGAGGACCTGCCGGCCAGGTTCAACAACCCGGCCTGGTTTCGGGGCTACAG GACCAAGGAGCCCCTCTCAGTATACAGGACCAGCAACCAAGCTTACGGGAGCAGAGCCCCCACCGTGCACGAGATGCCG GTGTTTTATCCAAATTCGTATAAGTTTTCCAGACAAGTTGCAGCGGGTGGAATGTTCCAGAACAACACGCTCAATGTCTACATGGAGAAGAGCATCGTGACGGGTCCCGACAACTACATCACCTCCTACGACCGGCTCAACTTCCACCCCAGCTACAGAGTCTGCAGGCCGTCCATCTGTGACTGA
- the C5H9orf116 gene encoding UPF0691 protein C9orf116 homolog isoform X6: MSEEDPQVCAEPEQPKAGPQPEKTSDYYRVSEDLPARFNNPAWFRGYRTKEPLSVYRTSNQAYGSRAPTVHEMPRVECSRTTRSMSTWRRAS, encoded by the exons ATGTCGGAGGAGGACCCCCAAGTGTGCGCGGAGCCAGAGCAGCCCAAGGCCGGGCCCCAGCCGGAGAAAACCAGCGACTACTACCGCGTGAGCGAGGACCTGCCGGCCAGGTTCAACAACCCGGCCTGGTTTCGGGGCTACAG GACCAAGGAGCCCCTCTCAGTATACAGGACCAGCAACCAAGCTTACGGGAGCAGAGCCCCCACCGTGCACGAGATGCCG CGGGTGGAATGTTCCAGAACAACACGCTCAATGTCTACATGGAGAAGAGCATCGTGA
- the C5H9orf116 gene encoding UPF0691 protein C9orf116 homolog isoform X1, with protein sequence MSLRRAPSASPGPRSSPRKLLELGLLPNPPKAVWRGSRRGVAAPLRTPPAHRVAWSLLSNRTPLRRLLLLCPQSAGRPRRDVGGGPPSVRGARAAQGRAPAGENQRLLPRERGPAGQVQQPGLVSGLQDQGAPLSIQDQQPSLREQSPHRARDAGVLSKFV encoded by the exons ATGTCGCTTAGAAGGGCTCCATCAG CCAGTCCAGGGCCTCGGAGCTCGCCAAGGAAGCTTCTAGAACTCGGACTTCTGCCCAACCCGCCGAAGGCGGTGTGGAGAGGCTCCCGCCGGGGGGTCGCGGCGCCTTTAAGGACCCCGCCCGCGCATCGGGTAGCATGGTCGTTGCTTAGTAACAGGACGCCGCTCCGCCGCCTGCTCCTTCTGTGTCCCCAGAGCGCGGGGCGACCGAGGCGGGATGTCGGAGGAGGACCCCCAAGTGTGCGCGGAGCCAGAGCAGCCCAAGGCCGGGCCCCAGCCGGAGAAAACCAGCGACTACTACCGCGTGAGCGAGGACCTGCCGGCCAGGTTCAACAACCCGGCCTGGTTTCGGGGCTACAG GACCAAGGAGCCCCTCTCAGTATACAGGACCAGCAACCAAGCTTACGGGAGCAGAGCCCCCACCGTGCACGAGATGCCG GTGTTTTATCCAAATTCGTATAA
- the C5H9orf116 gene encoding UPF0691 protein C9orf116 homolog isoform X4, with the protein MSEEDPQVCAEPEQPKAGPQPEKTSDYYRVSEDLPARFNNPAWFRGYRTKEPLSVYRTSNQAYGSRAPTVHEMPGIFPIQRSNPCLLCLLRWLVASVPAEPPGKPVAWFTTSQRTGPIHSYDEPTLVGSRF; encoded by the exons ATGTCGGAGGAGGACCCCCAAGTGTGCGCGGAGCCAGAGCAGCCCAAGGCCGGGCCCCAGCCGGAGAAAACCAGCGACTACTACCGCGTGAGCGAGGACCTGCCGGCCAGGTTCAACAACCCGGCCTGGTTTCGGGGCTACAG GACCAAGGAGCCCCTCTCAGTATACAGGACCAGCAACCAAGCTTACGGGAGCAGAGCCCCCACCGTGCACGAGATGCCG gggatctttccaatccagagatccaacccgtgtcttttgtgtctcctgcgttggttgGTGgcttctgtaccagctgagccaccggggaagcccgtaGCCTGGTTTACAACATCCCAAAGGACTGGCCCCATTCATTCGTACGATGAACCAACTCTTGTAGGCAGTAGGTTTTGa
- the MRPS2 gene encoding 28S ribosomal protein S2, mitochondrial, which yields MASGAVLPRLLGAGVRAAPRGRAAPRGRTLGSAAAAAAPDPERDSDLSARILSEPLKHSDFFNVKELFSVRSLFNARVHLGHKAGCRHRFMEPYIFGSRLGQDIIDLEQTAAHLQLALNFTAHVAYRGGIILFVSRARQFSHLIENTARSCGEYAHTRYFKGGLLTNAPLLLGPQARLPDLIVLLHTLNNVFEPHVAVRDAAKMNIPTVGIVDTNCNPCLITYPVPGNDDSPPAVQLFCRLFQTAVTRAKEKRRQLEALYRLQGAPGPCPAGRAAPGAQAGLGLGVAA from the exons ATGGCGTCTGGCGCGGTGCTACCCCGGCTGCTCGGCGCGG GTGTCCGGGCGGCGCCCCGAGGCCGGGCCGCGCCGAGAGGCAGGACGCTGGGGAGCGCCGCGGCCGCCGCTGCCCCCGACCCAGAGCGCGACAGCG ATCTCAGCGCCCGGATCCTGAGCGAGCCCCTCAAGCACTCCGACTTCTTTAACGTCAAGGAGCTGTTTTCCGTGAGAAGTCTCTTCAACGCACGGGTGCACCTGGGCCACAAAGCCGGCTGTCGGCACAG ATTCATGGAGCCGTACATCTTCGGGAGCCGCCTGGGCCAGGACATCATTGACCTGGAGCAGACGGCCGCACACCTGCAGCTGGCCCTAAACTTCACGGCCCACGTGGCCTATCGCGGGGGCATCATCCTGTTTGTGAGCCGCGCCCGGCAGTTCTCACACCTGATCGAGAACACGGCCCGGAGCTGCGGCGAGTACGCCCACACGCGCTACTTCAAGGGCGGCCTGCTGACCAATGCGCCCCTCCTGCTGGGCCCCCAGGCCCGCCTGCCGGACCTCATCGTCCTCCTGCACACGCTTAACAACGTCTTTGAGCCCCACGTGGCTGTGAGGGACGCGGCCAAGATGAACATCCCCACCGTGGGCATCGTGGACACCAACTGCAACCCCTGCCTCATCACCTACCCCGTCCCAGGCAACGACGACTCGCCCCCGGCCGTGCAGCTCTTCTGCCGGCTCTTCCAGACGGCAGTCACCCGGGCCAAGGAGAAGCGCCGGCAGCTTGAGGCCCTGTACCGGCTGCAGGGCGCCCCAGGCCCCTGCCCGGCCGGCCGCGCTGCCCCGGGAGCGCAGGCCGGGCTGGGCCTGGGTGTTGCCGCCTGA
- the LOC122442543 gene encoding vomeronasal secretory protein 1-like: MRTLTLMLTLALGLTSALQARDSLSFQGPDVRLRGTTVTAGAGRLGANGASAPALSPPRCPRKELEGGAADVPGEQPGGVRGAPGGVSGKWFITAFVENKGLTGDRVFPITFSVLSDTHVWASMTHRDRGFCYDVDVVLEKTNVSGTYTASRGKTHVDVEELPAKDHLLFYCEGPFEGGMFRGAKLLSRNPDVSPEALEAFKKFAQRKGFSPEDVITPEQMESCEPASD, translated from the exons ATGAGGACGCTGACCCTGATGCTGACCCTCGCCCTCGGCCTGACCTCGGCCCTGCAGGCCCGGGACAGCCTGTCCTTCCAGGGGCCGGATGTGAGGCTCCGGGGgacg ACAGTGACCGCCGGGGCTGGGAGACTGGGGGCCAACGGGGCCTCCGCCCCTGCGCTCAGCCCCCCGCGGTGCCCCAGGAAGGAGCTAGAAGGAGGGGCTGCAGATGTGCCAGGGGAGCAGCCTGGGGGCGTCCGAGGGGCTCCAGGGGGC GTTTCGGGGAAGTGGTTCATCACGGCCTTCGTGGAGAACAAGGGCCTCACAGGGGACAGGGTGTTCCCCATCACGTTCTCCGTCCTGAGCGACACCCACGTGTGGGCCTCCATGACACACAG GGACCGGGGGTTCTGCTACGACGTGGACGTCGTCCTGGAGAAGACCAACGTGTCCGGCACGTACACTGCCT CGAGGGGCAAGACCCATGTGGACGTGGAGGAGTTGCCCGCGAAGGACCACCTCCTGTTTTACTGCGAAGGGCCGTTCGAAGGGGGAATGTTCAGAGGAGCCAAGCTCTTGA GTAGAAATCCCGACGTGAGCCCAGAGGCCCTGGAGGCCTTTAAGAAATTCGCACAGCGCAAGGGCTTTTCCCCGGAGGACGTCATCACACCTGAGCAGATGG AAAGCTGCGAGCCTGCAAGTGACTAG